A section of the Sulfurovum riftiae genome encodes:
- a CDS encoding triose-phosphate isomerase gives MIFAANFKMNHTRATTKAYLDVLAQKLVSKCSEDRVFIFPPATALDRYEGDFTIGVQNAYMAESGAYTGEIGLEQLEEFGIKTILIGHSERRDVLGEDQALVAEKFAYFKAQGFEIVYCIGEALEVREKGDEAVMAHLLSQFEGIDLSYEKLIIAYEPIWAIGTGRSATTEEISSTHASLKEHFDRPLLYGGSVKPENIKEITAIDGVDGVLVGSASLDVERFSEMIFA, from the coding sequence ATGATCTTTGCTGCCAACTTTAAAATGAACCATACGCGTGCGACGACCAAAGCCTATCTGGATGTATTGGCTCAGAAGCTGGTTTCAAAATGCAGTGAAGACCGTGTTTTCATTTTTCCGCCTGCCACGGCACTGGATAGGTATGAAGGTGATTTTACGATTGGAGTGCAGAATGCCTATATGGCGGAGTCCGGTGCCTATACCGGTGAGATCGGCCTGGAACAGCTTGAAGAGTTCGGCATAAAGACCATTCTCATCGGCCATAGTGAAAGGCGTGATGTTCTGGGTGAGGACCAGGCACTGGTCGCTGAGAAATTCGCCTATTTCAAAGCGCAGGGTTTCGAGATCGTCTACTGTATCGGTGAAGCATTGGAGGTAAGGGAAAAGGGAGATGAAGCGGTAATGGCACATCTTCTTTCCCAGTTCGAGGGGATCGACCTCTCGTATGAAAAACTCATCATTGCCTATGAACCGATCTGGGCGATCGGTACAGGGCGTTCTGCGACGACAGAAGAGATCTCCTCTACACATGCGTCACTCAAAGAGCACTTTGACAGGCCTCTGCTCTATGGCGGCTCCGTCAAACCTGAAAACATCAAAGAGATCACTGCAATTGATGGTGTGGATGGTGTTCTGGTAGGTTCCGCTTCTTTGGATGTGGAGCGTTTTTCCGAAATGATCTTCGCGTAA
- the rsfS gene encoding ribosome silencing factor, translated as MTTDERIENIVKILDEKKAEEIEVFNLEDADYIANYVVIANSLNPKHTVALYEHLKKDLKPLGETFLATDISDEWVVADLGDILIHIMIPEYRQRYSLETFLSELVENQKKKEA; from the coding sequence ATGACAACCGATGAAAGAATAGAGAATATCGTCAAGATACTTGATGAAAAAAAAGCGGAAGAGATAGAGGTCTTCAACCTGGAAGATGCGGATTATATCGCGAACTATGTCGTTATCGCCAATTCGCTCAACCCCAAACATACCGTCGCGCTTTACGAGCACCTCAAAAAAGACCTCAAACCGCTGGGTGAAACATTCCTCGCTACCGATATAAGTGATGAATGGGTCGTAGCGGACCTTGGCGATATCCTGATCCATATCATGATCCCGGAATACAGACAGCGCTACTCACTTGAAACATTTTTGAGTGAACTGGTAGAAAACCAGAAAAAGAAAGAAGCCTAG
- a CDS encoding phosphoglycerate kinase — protein MKTVKDIDIDGKRVFIRCDFNVPKDEFGNITDDRRIRSALQTIRYCIDRDCKIILASHYERPEPGKYEEKYSLKPVAKRLHTLLKIKNELYMANDVVGPDAKEKAAKLEAGDVLMLENLRYEAGETSNDEAFAKELASFADVYINDAFGACHRKHASIYAIAKQFDRDHKAAGFLMAKEVNFFSKVLEEPIRPFVAVVGGSKVSGKLQALTNLLNKVDKVIIGGGMAFTFLKAQGYEIGKSLVEDDLIDEARDIMEKAHSLGVKFYLPVDFVVAPEFSENTAVKYLPSQEIPHDWMGLDTGPASSRLFREVLNDAQTIIWNGPMGVYEMDKFSKGSIMMSHHIAETHATTIVGGGDTADVAQRAGDVDEMTFVSTGGGASLKLIEGIKLPGLEALEK, from the coding sequence ATGAAAACAGTAAAAGATATCGATATTGACGGCAAAAGAGTATTTATACGATGTGACTTCAACGTACCAAAAGACGAATTCGGTAACATCACCGATGACAGACGTATCCGTTCTGCACTGCAGACGATCCGCTACTGCATTGACAGAGACTGCAAGATCATTCTTGCATCACATTATGAGAGACCGGAACCGGGCAAGTATGAAGAGAAATACTCTTTGAAACCCGTAGCAAAAAGGCTGCATACCCTTCTGAAGATCAAAAATGAACTCTATATGGCCAATGATGTGGTCGGTCCGGATGCCAAAGAGAAAGCGGCCAAACTGGAGGCAGGTGACGTTCTGATGCTTGAGAACCTTCGTTATGAAGCAGGGGAGACCAGCAATGATGAGGCATTTGCCAAAGAGTTGGCTTCCTTTGCCGATGTCTATATCAATGACGCTTTCGGTGCTTGCCATAGAAAGCATGCTTCTATCTATGCTATTGCAAAACAGTTCGACAGAGACCATAAAGCGGCAGGTTTTCTGATGGCAAAAGAAGTTAACTTCTTCAGCAAAGTACTTGAAGAACCTATCAGACCCTTTGTGGCGGTGGTAGGCGGATCGAAAGTATCGGGTAAACTTCAGGCTTTGACCAACCTCCTCAATAAAGTGGACAAAGTCATTATCGGCGGCGGTATGGCATTTACTTTTCTCAAGGCACAGGGCTATGAGATCGGCAAATCGCTGGTGGAGGATGACCTGATCGACGAAGCAAGGGACATCATGGAAAAAGCGCACTCTCTGGGTGTGAAATTCTACCTCCCTGTCGATTTTGTCGTGGCACCGGAATTTTCAGAGAATACAGCAGTCAAATACCTTCCTTCCCAGGAGATCCCTCATGACTGGATGGGGCTCGATACGGGACCGGCCTCTTCAAGACTTTTCCGTGAAGTGCTCAACGATGCACAGACGATCATCTGGAACGGGCCAATGGGCGTGTACGAGATGGACAAGTTCTCCAAAGGGAGTATCATGATGTCTCACCATATCGCGGAGACACATGCAACGACCATTGTTGGCGGTGGTGATACTGCTGATGTGGCACAAAGAGCCGGGGATGTGGATGAAATGACCTTTGTCAGTACCGGAGGCGGTGCAAGCCTCAAGCTGATAGAGGGAATCAAACTTCCCGGTCTTGAAGCATTAGAAAAGTGA
- the argS gene encoding arginine--tRNA ligase: MKLKEKINKVIKKAFEKAGIDETPIPVSEATKPEFGDYQFNGAMALSKKLGKNPREIATEILEHLDLSGILAKAEIAGPGFINLWLNDDWVAKACREACEDKRLGVAKKSDPIKVVVDYSGPNMAKQMHVGHLRSTIIGDTLANLLEFLGDEVIRQNHVGDWGTQFGMLIAYLEEMGEDGSGSLQDLEQFYKDAKKRFDEDEAFANKAREYVVKIQSGDPHCLNLWQKFIDISLGHCEVVYEKLDVNLKREHVRAESFYNEELPKVIDELDAVKMLQESDGAQCVFLEGEEIPVIVQKGDGGYLYATTDLAALRYRANVLGAKRISYVVDARQAEHFKQVFKVAKASGFVPEDVKLEHIAFGTMMDAGGKPFKTRDGGTVKLIDLLDEAVVKAKAAIKEKDDYSEEEIERLAKIIGIGAVKYADLSINRESNYIFNWDKMLSFEGNTSLYMQYAYARIQSIFRKYGGRINGEIIITDTLEHRLSVMLLRFEEVLERAAEDAAPNQITTYLYELVTLFMRFYEQNPILKEGVDEKTKQSRLALADMTARTIKQGLDILGIDVVDKL, from the coding sequence ATGAAGCTAAAAGAAAAAATTAACAAAGTTATTAAAAAAGCTTTTGAAAAAGCGGGTATCGATGAAACACCTATTCCTGTTTCCGAAGCGACCAAACCGGAGTTCGGGGACTATCAGTTCAACGGTGCAATGGCGCTTTCGAAGAAACTGGGAAAGAACCCAAGAGAGATTGCAACAGAAATCTTGGAACATCTTGATCTTTCAGGAATTCTGGCCAAAGCAGAAATTGCAGGACCGGGGTTCATCAACCTCTGGCTGAACGATGATTGGGTAGCGAAAGCCTGCCGGGAGGCATGTGAAGATAAAAGATTGGGTGTTGCAAAAAAATCCGATCCGATCAAAGTGGTAGTGGACTACTCCGGGCCGAACATGGCAAAACAGATGCACGTAGGACACCTTCGTTCCACGATCATCGGCGATACGCTGGCAAACCTTCTGGAATTCCTCGGTGATGAGGTGATACGCCAGAACCATGTCGGAGACTGGGGAACACAGTTCGGTATGCTCATTGCCTATCTCGAAGAGATGGGTGAAGATGGTTCGGGTTCTCTCCAGGACCTGGAACAGTTCTATAAAGATGCCAAGAAGCGTTTCGATGAAGATGAAGCGTTTGCGAACAAGGCAAGAGAGTATGTCGTCAAAATACAGAGCGGTGACCCGCATTGCCTGAACCTCTGGCAGAAATTCATCGATATTTCTCTGGGACACTGCGAGGTCGTTTATGAAAAGCTCGATGTCAATCTGAAACGCGAACATGTGCGAGCGGAGAGTTTCTACAACGAAGAATTGCCGAAGGTGATAGATGAACTCGATGCGGTCAAGATGCTTCAGGAGAGCGACGGTGCACAGTGTGTCTTCCTCGAAGGCGAAGAGATACCTGTGATCGTCCAGAAGGGTGACGGAGGGTATCTGTATGCCACGACAGACCTGGCTGCATTGCGCTACAGAGCCAATGTGCTGGGGGCCAAACGTATCTCCTATGTGGTGGATGCTCGACAGGCAGAGCACTTCAAACAGGTCTTCAAAGTGGCAAAGGCTTCCGGTTTCGTCCCTGAGGATGTCAAACTGGAGCATATCGCTTTTGGAACGATGATGGATGCGGGTGGCAAACCTTTTAAAACACGTGACGGTGGAACGGTAAAGCTCATCGATCTTCTTGATGAAGCTGTGGTCAAAGCCAAAGCGGCGATCAAAGAGAAGGATGACTACTCTGAAGAGGAGATAGAGAGACTGGCGAAGATCATCGGTATCGGTGCGGTGAAGTATGCAGACCTCTCCATCAATCGTGAGTCGAACTATATCTTCAACTGGGACAAGATGCTCTCCTTCGAGGGAAATACCTCACTCTATATGCAGTATGCCTATGCGAGGATACAGAGTATCTTCAGGAAGTATGGGGGTCGGATAAACGGAGAGATCATCATTACAGATACACTCGAACACCGCTTGAGTGTCATGCTGCTTCGTTTCGAAGAGGTGCTTGAGAGGGCAGCGGAAGATGCTGCACCCAATCAGATCACGACCTATCTGTATGAACTGGTGACACTCTTCATGCGTTTTTATGAGCAGAACCCGATACTCAAAGAGGGCGTGGATGAGAAGACAAAACAGTCACGTCTTGCCCTGGCGGATATGACGGCAAGAACGATCAAGCAGGGATTGGATATACTGGGAATTGATGTGGTGGACAAGCTCTAA
- the nadD gene encoding nicotinate (nicotinamide) nucleotide adenylyltransferase, with translation MVNQSKPTVAIFGGSFDPPHKGHQEIVRKAVEALEIDRLIVLPAYLNPFKRSSLASAEKRLEWCHKLFDGLPKVSVDDYEIRQGKSIRTSQSVKHFNTMYEVKYLIIGSDNLSTLTDWHEFEWLNKTVTWVIATRKNHPLNTEKLRSWKILEINFPVSSTTIREEIDLHYIDNRIKQSVQRTLHDNPKGKH, from the coding sequence TTGGTTAATCAGTCCAAGCCGACAGTCGCAATATTCGGGGGGAGTTTCGACCCTCCGCACAAAGGACATCAGGAGATCGTCCGAAAGGCTGTCGAAGCGCTTGAGATCGACCGGCTCATTGTTCTTCCTGCCTATTTGAATCCCTTTAAGCGATCGTCACTGGCCAGCGCAGAAAAACGCCTGGAGTGGTGTCATAAGCTTTTTGATGGCTTGCCCAAGGTAAGCGTCGATGATTATGAGATCAGACAGGGCAAAAGCATACGGACCTCACAAAGTGTAAAGCATTTTAACACAATGTATGAAGTAAAGTATCTCATTATCGGTTCCGACAACCTGTCAACATTGACAGACTGGCATGAATTCGAGTGGCTCAACAAGACGGTCACATGGGTGATCGCAACAAGAAAGAACCATCCATTGAACACGGAGAAACTGCGATCATGGAAGATCCTTGAGATCAATTTTCCCGTCAGCTCGACCACAATAAGAGAAGAGATAGATTTACACTATATTGACAACAGAATCAAACAATCGGTCCAAAGGACCCTACATGACAACCCTAAAGGAAAACACTGA
- a CDS encoding four helix bundle protein — MNNNILSEKSFSFALRIIKLSSFLTDKKREYTLSKQILRSGTSIGALVREAQYAQSKSDFIHKLSIALKEANETEYWLQLLVESEYISRKMFESIEPEIKELLRLLISSIKTTKQNINT, encoded by the coding sequence ATGAACAATAATATTTTGAGTGAAAAAAGTTTTTCTTTTGCCCTTAGAATCATTAAATTGTCATCGTTCCTAACTGATAAAAAAAGAGAGTATACTCTTTCAAAACAGATTTTACGAAGTGGTACTTCAATTGGTGCTTTGGTGCGTGAAGCACAATATGCACAGTCCAAATCGGATTTTATTCATAAATTAAGTATTGCACTTAAAGAAGCCAATGAAACAGAATATTGGTTGCAGTTATTGGTAGAGTCTGAATATATAAGTCGTAAGATGTTTGAAAGTATTGAACCAGAAATAAAAGAGTTATTGAGATTATTGATCTCAAGTATAAAAACCACAAAACAAAATATAAATACATAA
- the gap gene encoding type I glyceraldehyde-3-phosphate dehydrogenase — protein sequence MAVKVAINGLGRIGRCVARIIADRDDIELVAVNASGTEEMLEYNLKYDSVHGRRTDITVADGYVNIGRTKAKIFAERELEKLDFASCGAEIVLECTGAFLTAESVQPYLDNGIKKVLFSAPAKDDTATFVLGANADAYAGQSIVSNASCTTNGLAPVAKVLDDAFGIQKGLMTTIHSYTSSQPILDAKHKKDPRKGRAGALNILPTTTGAAKAISKVLPQLEGKLNGQAIRVPTPDVSMVDLTVTLNEEVILDEVKAAFKIASEGSHKGILGVDEEYRVSQDFVGEELSSVVALDTIQVIGGNMVKVLSWYDNEWGYSCRLVDMAVHISKK from the coding sequence ATGGCTGTAAAAGTAGCGATAAACGGATTGGGCAGGATCGGTAGATGTGTGGCACGTATCATTGCAGACAGAGATGATATTGAGCTGGTTGCGGTCAATGCGAGCGGAACGGAGGAGATGCTTGAATACAACCTCAAATACGACTCTGTACACGGCAGACGAACGGATATCACTGTAGCGGACGGGTATGTGAATATCGGCAGGACCAAAGCGAAGATCTTTGCGGAACGTGAACTTGAGAAGCTCGATTTTGCTTCCTGCGGTGCAGAGATCGTGCTTGAATGTACAGGGGCGTTCCTGACTGCCGAGAGCGTACAGCCGTACCTTGACAACGGTATCAAAAAGGTGCTTTTTTCCGCACCTGCAAAAGATGACACAGCTACTTTCGTTCTGGGCGCCAATGCCGATGCGTATGCCGGTCAGTCCATTGTTTCCAATGCAAGCTGTACCACGAACGGTCTGGCACCTGTCGCCAAAGTGCTTGATGACGCTTTCGGCATCCAGAAGGGGCTTATGACAACGATCCACTCCTATACCTCTTCACAGCCGATCCTCGATGCAAAGCACAAGAAAGACCCGAGAAAAGGGCGCGCAGGGGCACTCAATATCCTGCCGACGACAACAGGTGCGGCCAAGGCGATCTCCAAAGTGCTTCCCCAGCTTGAAGGCAAACTCAACGGACAGGCGATCAGGGTACCGACCCCGGATGTCTCCATGGTGGACCTGACGGTCACACTCAATGAAGAGGTGATCCTCGATGAGGTCAAAGCCGCATTCAAGATCGCAAGCGAGGGCTCACACAAAGGGATCCTCGGTGTGGATGAAGAGTACAGGGTCTCCCAGGACTTCGTAGGTGAGGAGCTCAGCTCCGTAGTGGCACTCGATACCATTCAGGTGATCGGCGGCAATATGGTCAAGGTACTCTCCTGGTATGACAATGAGTGGGGATACTCCTGCAGACTGGTAGACATGGCTGTGCACATCAGCAAGAAATAA